From a single Nostoc sp. MS1 genomic region:
- the rppB gene encoding two-component system sensor histidine kinase RppB, translated as MVSAIVSTLRLAYFEQRLRNMKRNPIFHETRLRLAAWYALVMGGILGLSGLGVYSVVAHAYYETIDQGLQSVAKALHNSLEPAWQQPGHLEHIAREFSLELCITHTNCLHQTSTIKQPIVDAANSVNYYIRLLDSSGKVFASTGIQFDRLKITSSSQHWQILTDASGTRYRQISLPLYTHNQLSGYLQVARSITDLEQHLAYLKLTLILGLPVAMMFVALSSWWLAGRAMQPVYHSYQQMQQFTADAAHEFRTPLAAMHSTIEAAIKLQQEPKSNDGVLDVLKRQNRRLSQLVGDLLLLTNIDQKEITTEYQLCCVNDLISDLIEELAFLAVEHQVHLSGQIQVAKKVYVRGNEEQLYRLISNLIVNAIQATPNGGKVTVLLEESELHAIIKVQDTGVGIALEHQRRIFDRFYRVDRNRSRASGGSGLGLAIVMAIVQAHKGTIYVQSQPGQGSTFTVRLPL; from the coding sequence ATGGTGTCGGCTATCGTCTCAACACTCAGGCTGGCTTACTTTGAGCAACGGTTGAGAAATATGAAACGCAATCCCATTTTCCATGAAACTCGGTTGCGGTTAGCAGCTTGGTACGCCCTTGTGATGGGTGGTATTTTGGGCTTATCTGGCTTGGGCGTTTATAGTGTGGTTGCCCATGCTTACTATGAAACTATAGACCAGGGATTGCAATCAGTAGCAAAGGCACTTCATAACAGTCTTGAACCTGCTTGGCAGCAACCTGGACATTTAGAACATATTGCTAGAGAATTTTCCTTAGAATTATGTATAACTCATACAAATTGTTTACATCAAACTTCCACTATTAAACAACCAATAGTGGATGCGGCTAACTCGGTTAATTACTATATACGTTTATTAGATAGTTCGGGAAAAGTATTTGCTAGTACAGGTATACAATTTGACAGGTTAAAAATTACCTCATCATCACAGCACTGGCAAATCCTCACTGATGCTTCTGGCACTAGATACCGCCAAATTAGTTTACCTTTGTACACTCATAACCAGCTTTCTGGTTATCTACAAGTGGCAAGAAGTATCACTGATTTAGAACAACATCTTGCTTACTTAAAATTAACTTTGATTTTGGGATTGCCTGTTGCTATGATGTTTGTTGCTTTGTCTAGTTGGTGGTTAGCCGGAAGAGCAATGCAACCTGTATATCATTCCTACCAACAGATGCAGCAATTTACTGCTGATGCTGCCCATGAGTTTCGCACACCGTTAGCAGCTATGCACTCTACTATTGAAGCTGCTATTAAATTACAACAAGAACCAAAATCGAATGATGGAGTTTTAGATGTACTCAAACGTCAAAATCGTCGCCTATCACAATTGGTAGGGGATTTGTTGCTGTTAACAAATATAGACCAAAAAGAAATTACAACAGAATATCAGCTTTGTTGTGTGAATGATTTAATTAGTGATTTAATTGAGGAATTAGCCTTTTTAGCAGTAGAGCATCAAGTACATCTTTCTGGTCAGATTCAGGTTGCCAAAAAAGTTTATGTCAGGGGAAATGAAGAACAGCTTTATCGTTTAATTTCTAACTTAATTGTCAATGCAATTCAAGCAACTCCTAATGGGGGAAAAGTTACAGTTTTGTTAGAAGAGAGTGAGCTTCATGCTATTATCAAAGTTCAAGATACAGGAGTTGGTATTGCATTAGAACATCAAAGGCGAATTTTTGATCGGTTCTATCGAGTAGACCGTAACCGCTCTCGTGCTTCTGGTGGTTCTGGTTTGGGTTTAGCCATTGTAATGGCAATTGTTCAAGCACATAAAGGAACTATTTACGTTCAAAGTCAACCAGGACAGGGGAGTACATTTACAGTCAGGCTTCCTCTGTAA